From Halapricum desulfuricans, a single genomic window includes:
- a CDS encoding DNA-3-methyladenine glycosylase family protein, whose product MNAGRIDVAELDGGLDLQATIESGQSYLWRRPDGEMYDGDEQRGGDAWYETVVRIDDGSIRLDAGDPVVVRVRQDDSHLDWESTTDAEWIVRSLLRLDDDLPAIRAATPDDELLERAYDRYWGLRLVADPPFGTLISFICSAQMRVSRIHGMQVALAETFGETVTADGRSYPVFPTPEQLAAATESQLRDLGLGYRAPYVQRTAEIVASGDAHPESARDRPYEDAREYLTQFVGVGEKVADCVLLFALDFLEAVPLDTWIRTTIEEYYPDCDRGSYAETSRAIRQRLGGEYAGYAQTYVFHYLRNEE is encoded by the coding sequence ATGAACGCTGGACGGATCGACGTGGCTGAACTGGACGGCGGGCTCGATCTGCAGGCGACCATCGAGAGCGGGCAGTCGTATCTCTGGCGACGCCCGGACGGAGAGATGTACGACGGCGACGAGCAGCGCGGCGGCGACGCCTGGTACGAGACAGTAGTCCGGATCGACGACGGATCGATCCGTCTCGACGCCGGCGACCCGGTCGTCGTTCGCGTCCGTCAGGACGACAGCCACCTCGACTGGGAGTCGACGACCGACGCCGAGTGGATCGTGCGATCGCTGCTCCGGCTGGACGACGACCTGCCGGCGATCCGCGCGGCAACGCCCGACGACGAGTTACTCGAACGCGCCTACGACCGATACTGGGGGCTGCGTCTAGTGGCTGATCCGCCCTTCGGCACGCTGATCTCGTTCATCTGTTCGGCACAGATGCGCGTCTCACGGATCCACGGGATGCAGGTCGCACTGGCCGAGACGTTCGGCGAGACGGTAACTGCCGACGGGCGCTCGTATCCGGTGTTTCCGACGCCGGAGCAACTCGCGGCCGCCACGGAGTCCCAGTTGCGCGATCTCGGGCTCGGCTACCGCGCCCCGTACGTCCAGCGGACCGCGGAGATAGTCGCCTCCGGAGACGCCCACCCCGAGTCAGCACGCGACCGGCCCTACGAAGACGCCCGGGAGTACCTGACACAGTTCGTCGGCGTCGGCGAGAAAGTCGCCGACTGCGTTCTGCTGTTCGCGCTCGACTTTCTGGAAGCGGTCCCGCTAGATACCTGGATCCGGACGACGATCGAGGAGTACTACCCCGACTGTGACCGCGGCAGCTACGCCGAGACGTCCCGGGCGATCCGACAGCGTCTGGGCGGCGAATACGCCGGGTACGCACAGACGTACGTCTTTCACTACCTTCGCAACGAGGAGTGA
- a CDS encoding DUF555 domain-containing protein: MNCRVVVEAAVPVYDVETPDEAVRIAISKTGEMLNPDLNYVEINMGSRSCPHCGEELEPAYIAADESLVALELEMTVFNVERDEHAARIARKEIGQRLENIPLEVLEIEEIEDESDDEESDETSTAEETASDTDEASADRETTDADTDEDILPEFEELIDE; this comes from the coding sequence ATGAACTGTCGAGTTGTCGTCGAGGCTGCCGTTCCCGTCTACGACGTGGAGACACCCGACGAAGCGGTTCGGATCGCCATCTCGAAGACGGGCGAGATGCTCAATCCCGATCTCAACTACGTCGAGATCAACATGGGCAGTCGGTCCTGTCCACACTGTGGTGAGGAACTCGAACCCGCGTACATCGCCGCCGACGAGAGCCTCGTCGCACTCGAACTGGAGATGACGGTGTTCAACGTCGAACGCGACGAACACGCGGCCCGGATCGCACGCAAGGAGATCGGGCAGCGTCTGGAGAACATCCCGCTGGAAGTCCTCGAAATCGAGGAGATCGAGGACGAATCGGACGACGAGGAGAGCGACGAGACATCGACAGCCGAGGAGACTGCCTCCGACACCGACGAGGCGTCAGCCGATCGCGAGACGACGGACGCTGACACGGACGAGGACATCCTGCCCGAGTTCGAAGAGCTCATCGACGAGTAG
- a CDS encoding HAD family hydrolase — MSDAYEAIVYDLDGTLVELDVDWGQVRQEVAAILEARGVDTDGATLWDLFDRARAAEEHPAVEQRVAEFEREGARTSRRLPLAAELPREEATGVVSLNAESACRIALEVHGLDSAVDVLVGRDTVDESKPHPQPLRAALASLDASPDRSLFVGDSASDAETARRAGVDFQSVSDRLD; from the coding sequence GTGAGCGACGCGTACGAGGCCATCGTCTACGATCTCGACGGGACACTGGTAGAACTGGATGTCGACTGGGGACAAGTCCGTCAGGAGGTCGCTGCCATCCTCGAAGCACGCGGCGTCGATACTGACGGCGCGACGCTGTGGGACCTGTTCGATCGCGCTAGAGCGGCCGAAGAGCACCCCGCCGTCGAGCAGCGGGTCGCGGAGTTCGAACGGGAGGGCGCCCGAACGTCGAGGCGTCTCCCGCTGGCGGCGGAACTGCCGCGCGAGGAGGCGACCGGGGTCGTTTCGCTGAACGCCGAATCAGCGTGCCGGATCGCGCTCGAAGTCCACGGACTCGACAGCGCCGTCGACGTGCTGGTCGGGCGTGACACGGTCGACGAATCGAAGCCGCACCCCCAGCCGTTGCGGGCCGCGCTTGCGTCCCTGGACGCGTCTCCGGATCGATCCCTGTTCGTCGGGGACTCGGCGTCGGACGCCGAGACGGCACGACGGGCCGGCGTCGACTTTCAGTCAGTCTCGGACCGGCTCGACTGA
- a CDS encoding isocitrate/isopropylmalate dehydrogenase family protein has product MSHQIAVIPGDGIGQEVTPAAVEVLETLDIDFEFVEGEAGDYVAEETGEPLPEATADLARDADATLFGAAGEHAADIILPLREIVGSYANVRPAKAYPGLNAVKPETDIVFIRENTQGVYSKIESEIADGVSTLTRVITRDASRKIAEYGFAYAEEHGYENVTIAHKANVMRETDGMFLEAAEDVAAERGADYDTALMDALAMKLVMNPEDYGVIITPNLAGDVLSDLAAGLVGGLGLLPSANIGDDNALFEPVHGSAPDIAGQGIANPSAMILSAAMLLDHLGYDEQSTRVTEAVEAVLADGPHTPDLGGDASTEAFTAAVIDQL; this is encoded by the coding sequence ATGAGTCACCAGATCGCGGTGATACCCGGCGACGGAATCGGACAGGAAGTAACGCCTGCAGCCGTCGAAGTACTGGAAACGCTCGATATCGATTTCGAGTTCGTCGAGGGCGAGGCCGGCGATTACGTCGCAGAAGAGACCGGCGAGCCGCTCCCCGAGGCGACCGCCGACCTCGCACGCGATGCGGACGCCACGCTGTTCGGCGCGGCCGGCGAACACGCCGCGGACATCATTCTCCCGCTGCGTGAGATCGTCGGCTCCTACGCCAACGTCCGCCCGGCGAAGGCGTATCCCGGGCTAAACGCCGTCAAACCCGAGACGGACATCGTGTTCATCCGCGAGAACACCCAGGGCGTCTACTCGAAGATCGAAAGCGAGATCGCCGACGGTGTCTCCACGCTGACCCGCGTGATCACCCGCGACGCCTCCCGGAAGATCGCGGAATACGGTTTCGCGTACGCCGAGGAACACGGCTACGAGAACGTCACCATCGCCCACAAAGCGAACGTCATGCGCGAAACCGACGGGATGTTCCTGGAGGCTGCCGAGGACGTAGCGGCCGAGCGAGGGGCCGACTACGACACCGCGCTAATGGACGCGCTGGCGATGAAGCTCGTGATGAACCCCGAAGACTACGGCGTGATCATCACGCCGAACCTCGCTGGCGACGTCCTCTCGGACCTGGCGGCCGGACTCGTCGGCGGACTCGGGCTGTTGCCCAGCGCCAATATCGGCGACGACAACGCACTGTTCGAACCGGTCCACGGCTCCGCGCCCGACATCGCCGGCCAGGGCATCGCGAACCCCTCAGCGATGATCCTCTCGGCCGCGATGTTGCTCGATCACCTCGGATACGACGAACAGTCGACCCGCGTCACCGAAGCCGTCGAAGCCGTGCTGGCTGACGGGCCACACACGCCGGATCTGGGCGGCGACGCCTCGACCGAGGCGTTTACGGCAGCCGTGATCGACCAGCTGTAG
- a CDS encoding CDC48 family AAA ATPase, with translation MKLTVKPLKQKDAGRGLAAIDRVAMDELDLENGDYIVLEGRQGGRAVARVWPGYPEDSGEGVIRVDGRLRQEANVGIDDAVEVEKADVKPARSITVALPQNLRVRGNIGPHVRNKLSGQAITQGQTVPFSLGLGPISNVGGQKIPLKIAETDPEGTVVVTDQTEIEISEQPAEQITEGTAQDERETPNVTYEDIGGLDDELEQVREMIELPMRHPELFQQLGIEPPKGVLLHGPPGTGKTLMAKAVANEIDAYFTTISGPEIMSKFYGESEEQLREIFDEAEENAPAIVFIDELDSIAPKRGETSGDVERRVVAQLLSLMDGLEARGDVIVIGATNRVDAIDPALRRGGRFDREIEIGVPDRDGRKEILQVHTRGMPLVEGIDLDHYAENTHGFVGADLEQLSKEAAMNALRRIRPEIDLEADEIDAEILESMEVTETDFKEALKGIEPSALREVFVEVPDTTWEDVGGLEDTKERLRETIQWPLEYPQVFEQMDMQAAKGVLLFGPPGTGKTLLAKAVANEAQSNFISVKGPELLNKYVGESEKGVREVFEKARSNAPTVVFFDEIDSIAGERGQGMSDSGVGERVVSQLLTELDGIESLEDVVVIATTNRPDLIDSALLRPGRLDRHVHVPVPDEEARRKIFEVHTVDKPLADDVDLDELAAETDGYVGADIEALCREASMAASREFINSVSPEEVDESIGNVRINREHFEAAMDEVGPSVDEETRERYEEIEERFDTAESELDDSGSVSRTFQ, from the coding sequence ATGAAACTCACTGTCAAACCGCTCAAGCAGAAGGACGCGGGCCGGGGGCTCGCCGCGATCGACCGGGTCGCGATGGACGAACTCGACCTGGAGAACGGCGATTACATCGTCCTCGAGGGTCGCCAGGGCGGGCGCGCCGTCGCGCGCGTCTGGCCGGGGTATCCCGAGGACAGCGGCGAGGGTGTCATCCGGGTCGACGGACGGCTCCGCCAGGAGGCCAACGTCGGGATCGACGACGCGGTCGAAGTGGAGAAGGCGGACGTCAAGCCCGCCCGGTCGATCACGGTCGCACTCCCGCAGAACCTCCGCGTGCGCGGGAACATCGGCCCGCACGTCCGCAACAAGCTCAGCGGACAGGCTATCACGCAGGGTCAGACCGTTCCGTTCTCGCTGGGGCTGGGCCCGATCTCGAACGTCGGCGGCCAGAAGATCCCGCTGAAGATCGCCGAGACCGACCCCGAGGGGACGGTCGTCGTGACCGACCAGACCGAGATCGAGATCAGCGAACAGCCCGCCGAGCAGATCACCGAAGGGACTGCCCAGGACGAACGCGAGACGCCAAACGTCACCTACGAGGACATCGGCGGGCTGGACGACGAACTCGAACAGGTCCGGGAGATGATCGAACTCCCGATGCGCCATCCCGAACTGTTCCAGCAGCTGGGGATCGAACCGCCGAAGGGCGTCCTGTTGCACGGCCCGCCGGGGACCGGCAAGACGCTGATGGCCAAGGCCGTTGCCAACGAGATCGACGCCTACTTTACGACGATCTCGGGGCCGGAGATCATGTCGAAGTTCTACGGCGAGAGCGAAGAACAGCTCCGGGAGATCTTCGACGAGGCCGAGGAGAACGCGCCGGCGATCGTCTTCATCGACGAACTCGATTCGATCGCGCCCAAGCGCGGCGAGACCTCCGGTGACGTCGAGCGCCGCGTGGTCGCCCAGCTGTTGAGCCTCATGGACGGGCTCGAAGCACGCGGTGACGTGATCGTCATCGGCGCGACCAACCGCGTCGACGCGATCGATCCCGCGTTGCGCCGCGGCGGTCGTTTCGACCGGGAGATCGAGATCGGCGTCCCCGACCGGGACGGCCGCAAGGAGATCCTGCAGGTCCACACCCGCGGGATGCCCCTCGTCGAGGGCATCGATCTCGATCACTACGCCGAGAACACCCACGGGTTCGTCGGGGCCGACCTCGAGCAGCTGAGCAAGGAGGCCGCGATGAACGCGCTCCGACGGATCCGTCCGGAGATCGACCTGGAAGCCGACGAGATCGACGCCGAGATCCTCGAGTCGATGGAGGTCACCGAGACTGACTTCAAGGAGGCCCTGAAGGGGATCGAGCCCTCCGCGCTCCGTGAGGTCTTCGTCGAGGTGCCGGACACCACCTGGGAGGACGTTGGCGGTCTGGAAGACACGAAAGAGCGCTTGCGCGAGACGATCCAGTGGCCACTGGAGTACCCGCAGGTCTTCGAACAGATGGACATGCAGGCCGCGAAAGGCGTCCTCCTGTTCGGCCCGCCGGGGACCGGCAAGACGCTGCTTGCCAAGGCCGTCGCCAACGAAGCCCAGAGCAACTTCATCTCCGTGAAGGGGCCGGAACTGCTCAACAAGTACGTCGGGGAAAGCGAGAAGGGCGTCCGCGAGGTCTTCGAGAAGGCCCGCTCGAACGCCCCCACGGTGGTGTTCTTCGACGAGATCGACTCCATCGCCGGCGAGCGCGGCCAGGGCATGAGCGATTCCGGCGTCGGCGAACGGGTCGTCTCCCAGCTGCTGACTGAACTCGACGGGATCGAAAGCCTCGAAGACGTGGTCGTCATCGCGACGACGAACCGGCCGGACCTGATCGATTCCGCGCTGTTGCGTCCGGGCCGGCTGGACCGCCACGTCCACGTGCCCGTTCCCGACGAGGAGGCACGCCGGAAGATCTTCGAGGTCCACACGGTGGACAAACCGCTGGCCGACGACGTCGATCTAGACGAACTCGCCGCCGAGACCGACGGCTACGTCGGTGCGGACATCGAAGCGCTGTGCCGCGAGGCTTCGATGGCTGCCAGCCGGGAGTTCATCAACAGCGTCTCGCCGGAAGAAGTCGACGAGAGTATCGGCAACGTCCGGATCAATCGCGAGCACTTCGAGGCCGCGATGGACGAGGTCGGCCCAAGCGTCGACGAGGAGACGCGCGAGCGCTACGAGGAGATCGAGGAGCGCTTCGATACCGCCGAGAGCGAACTCGACGACAGCGGAAGCGTCAGCCGGACGTTCCAGTAG
- a CDS encoding DUF7127 family protein — protein MTATQRLDEDMPVSRYEYDDSVVLAADLGASEATAEIVGDTVIVVAEPEQYDLALPEGEDARAFIKNGVLTVEVER, from the coding sequence ATGACTGCAACCCAACGGTTAGACGAGGACATGCCGGTGAGCCGCTACGAGTACGATGACAGCGTGGTGTTGGCGGCCGATCTGGGCGCGAGCGAGGCCACCGCCGAGATCGTCGGCGACACAGTCATTGTCGTCGCCGAGCCCGAGCAGTACGATCTGGCCCTGCCCGAGGGTGAGGATGCACGAGCGTTTATCAAAAACGGCGTTCTCACTGTCGAGGTGGAGCGATGA
- the pfkB gene encoding 1-phosphofructokinase produces MILTVTPNPAVDQTIEMEEPLEADAVQRSTGAHFDSGGNGINVSQFVTALGHETRATGIVGGFTGYFIKQDLKRFDVPIDFCEVDSAPTRMNTAILAPNHQYRLNQSGPEVDGEVVDELVAVLEEYDPSIVNIGGSLPPGMEPEDIDRLAGAGDWDTALDIHGDDMMALEGTYEYVKPNEIELEEATGIEVTDIDDCAEAARQLRGEGFERVIASLGSEGAMMVTPEETLYAPALDVEVVDTVGAGDSMFAAIMWAYEQGWDDERALRAGVATSAKVVGHSGTGVRQLDPTDLMDDVRVWTLKG; encoded by the coding sequence ATGATACTGACAGTAACACCGAATCCGGCAGTCGACCAGACGATCGAGATGGAGGAACCGCTCGAAGCCGACGCCGTTCAGCGCTCGACCGGCGCACACTTCGACTCTGGGGGCAACGGGATCAACGTCTCGCAGTTCGTCACTGCGCTGGGCCACGAGACACGGGCGACCGGCATCGTCGGTGGCTTCACCGGCTATTTCATCAAGCAAGATCTCAAGCGATTCGACGTGCCGATCGACTTCTGTGAGGTCGACTCGGCGCCGACCCGTATGAACACGGCGATCCTGGCGCCGAATCACCAGTACCGGCTCAACCAGTCCGGCCCCGAAGTCGACGGCGAAGTCGTCGACGAACTCGTGGCCGTCCTCGAGGAGTACGACCCCTCGATCGTCAACATCGGCGGCAGCCTCCCACCGGGAATGGAACCGGAGGACATCGACCGGCTCGCGGGGGCCGGTGACTGGGACACCGCTCTGGACATCCACGGCGACGACATGATGGCCCTGGAGGGGACCTACGAGTACGTCAAACCCAACGAGATCGAACTGGAGGAAGCGACCGGCATCGAAGTGACGGACATCGACGACTGTGCGGAGGCCGCCCGACAGCTCCGGGGCGAAGGGTTCGAGCGCGTCATCGCGTCGCTCGGCTCGGAAGGGGCGATGATGGTCACGCCCGAGGAGACGCTGTACGCGCCCGCCCTCGACGTAGAGGTCGTCGACACCGTCGGCGCCGGCGACTCGATGTTCGCCGCCATCATGTGGGCCTACGAGCAGGGCTGGGACGATGAGCGAGCGCTGCGTGCCGGCGTGGCCACCTCGGCGAAAGTCGTCGGTCACTCCGGGACAGGCGTCCGCCAGCTCGACCCGACGGATCTGATGGACGACGTCCGGGTCTGGACGCTCAAAGGCTGA
- a CDS encoding helix-turn-helix domain-containing protein, with the protein MAKYSTGGGSGDTGGSCELCGATDASLETVNIAGAQLQVCSSCAQHRDDAKGTTSETDSERTDTDRKKRAAQNAARIHDAQQADASHWEDGADYDDDQLPYLVSDYGRRVTEARQDAGLQREELADDLGIDESELLAVEQARATQAGIGGSVITALEDRLDIELADT; encoded by the coding sequence ATGGCAAAATACTCGACCGGCGGTGGTTCCGGCGACACCGGCGGGAGCTGCGAGCTCTGCGGTGCGACCGACGCCTCGCTCGAGACGGTCAACATCGCTGGCGCACAACTCCAGGTGTGTTCGAGCTGTGCCCAGCACCGCGACGACGCGAAAGGCACCACAAGCGAGACCGACTCCGAGAGGACGGATACCGACCGAAAAAAGCGGGCCGCCCAGAACGCGGCACGGATCCACGACGCCCAGCAAGCCGACGCATCACACTGGGAGGACGGCGCGGACTACGACGACGATCAGCTCCCATACCTCGTCTCCGATTACGGACGGCGTGTGACCGAGGCGCGACAGGACGCGGGTCTGCAACGCGAGGAGTTGGCCGACGATCTCGGCATCGACGAATCGGAACTGCTCGCGGTCGAACAGGCCCGTGCGACCCAGGCCGGCATCGGCGGCTCCGTCATCACCGCTCTGGAGGACCGACTCGACATCGAACTGGCCGACACCTGA
- a CDS encoding DUF5822 domain-containing protein codes for MPARVETTDPDGVDYGWVMQVTFVTTIVVGAPVVAVTSAFVELASWGARAAFAVRVGALVWFLTATFVYVYARRQSSRSETD; via the coding sequence ATGCCTGCCCGCGTCGAGACGACCGATCCGGACGGCGTCGACTACGGCTGGGTCATGCAGGTCACGTTCGTCACGACGATTGTCGTCGGCGCGCCGGTCGTCGCAGTCACCTCGGCGTTCGTCGAGCTCGCGTCGTGGGGCGCACGCGCCGCCTTCGCAGTGCGGGTCGGTGCCCTCGTCTGGTTCCTGACTGCGACTTTCGTGTACGTGTACGCGCGCCGTCAGTCGAGCCGGTCCGAGACTGACTGA
- the ptsP gene encoding phosphoenolpyruvate--protein phosphotransferase — MSERTLEGIGVTPLSGVGTVVWYDQEVELSEPPAPEDVDTDAEHDRFSNALGTAREELQAERDRTAEEVGEDEAEIFDAHLQFLDDPQITGAVEDAIDEGLPAEHAIQEGFEGAIEQLEAAGGRMAERADDLRDIRDRLLRIATDAERLDLSELPEGTVLLAEMLTPSDTAQLDPDRVAGFATAKGGRTSHAAIFARSIGIPAVVGVGEDLLDIEADAEVVVDGDAGNVMVDPDEETRERAAEGRDVEIRTDRVETADGQPVEVAANIGTAAELEGAVAQGADAVGLFRTEFLFLDRETPPDEDEQLETYVEALDAFPEGRVVVRTLDIGGDKPIPYVEAEEEDNPFLGTRGIRRSLGPDAELFRTQLRALLRAGAEGDGDLAVMFPMVATVEEVDRSLEIVEDVASELDEAEIDYAVPELGVMIETPAAVFMGEQLAERLDFFSIGTNDLTQYVMAASRQNEAVADLHNPRDPAVLRAIDQAVDAAHAGDAWIGMCGEMAGDPELTELLLGLGLDELSMSAVTIPDVKANVVETDTAEAREFAERTLASETKAQVSELLDSR; from the coding sequence ATGAGTGAACGGACGCTAGAAGGAATCGGCGTCACACCGCTGTCTGGCGTCGGAACGGTCGTCTGGTATGACCAGGAAGTCGAACTATCCGAGCCGCCCGCGCCGGAGGACGTCGATACCGACGCCGAACACGATCGCTTCTCGAACGCGCTCGGCACGGCGCGCGAGGAGCTGCAGGCCGAACGCGACCGGACCGCCGAGGAAGTCGGCGAAGACGAGGCCGAGATCTTCGACGCACACCTGCAGTTCCTCGACGATCCGCAGATCACCGGTGCCGTCGAAGACGCGATCGACGAGGGGCTGCCCGCCGAGCACGCCATCCAGGAGGGTTTCGAGGGCGCGATCGAACAGCTGGAAGCGGCAGGCGGCCGGATGGCCGAGCGCGCGGACGATCTGCGTGACATCCGCGACCGATTGCTCCGGATCGCCACCGACGCCGAGCGTCTCGACCTGTCGGAACTGCCCGAGGGAACGGTCCTGCTCGCGGAGATGCTCACGCCCAGCGACACCGCACAGCTCGATCCTGATCGGGTGGCCGGCTTCGCGACCGCGAAAGGCGGTCGGACCTCCCACGCGGCGATCTTCGCCCGCTCGATCGGCATCCCGGCGGTCGTCGGCGTCGGGGAAGACCTGCTCGACATCGAAGCCGACGCCGAGGTCGTCGTCGACGGGGACGCCGGCAACGTGATGGTCGACCCCGACGAGGAGACCCGCGAGCGCGCCGCGGAGGGCCGCGACGTTGAGATCCGGACGGACCGCGTCGAGACGGCCGACGGCCAACCCGTCGAAGTGGCGGCGAATATCGGCACCGCCGCGGAACTGGAGGGCGCAGTCGCGCAGGGCGCCGACGCAGTCGGGCTGTTCCGGACAGAGTTCCTGTTTCTCGACCGGGAGACGCCGCCGGACGAGGACGAGCAACTGGAGACGTACGTCGAAGCGCTTGACGCGTTCCCGGAGGGGCGCGTGGTCGTGCGGACACTGGATATCGGCGGCGACAAGCCGATCCCGTACGTCGAGGCCGAGGAGGAGGACAATCCGTTCCTTGGAACGCGGGGGATCCGCCGGTCGCTCGGGCCTGACGCGGAGCTGTTCCGCACGCAGCTACGGGCGTTGTTGCGTGCGGGTGCCGAGGGCGACGGTGACCTGGCCGTGATGTTTCCGATGGTCGCGACTGTGGAGGAGGTCGACCGGAGCCTGGAGATCGTCGAGGACGTGGCGTCGGAGTTAGACGAGGCGGAGATTGACTACGCCGTGCCCGAACTCGGCGTGATGATCGAGACGCCGGCCGCGGTGTTCATGGGCGAGCAGCTGGCCGAGCGGCTCGATTTCTTCTCGATCGGGACCAACGACCTCACCCAGTACGTGATGGCCGCATCACGCCAGAACGAGGCGGTCGCGGACCTGCACAACCCGCGCGACCCGGCCGTATTGCGCGCGATCGATCAGGCCGTCGACGCGGCCCACGCTGGCGACGCCTGGATCGGCATGTGCGGCGAGATGGCGGGCGATCCCGAGCTAACCGAGTTGCTGCTCGGACTGGGGCTGGACGAACTGAGCATGAGCGCGGTGACGATCCCGGACGTGAAGGCGAACGTGGTCGAGACCGACACGGCCGAGGCCCGGGAGTTCGCGGAGCGAACTCTCGCGAGCGAGACGAAGGCACAGGTGAGCGAACTGCTCGACAGTCGATAG
- the panB gene encoding 3-methyl-2-oxobutanoate hydroxymethyltransferase: MRAKDIRERKGDDEPLTMLTAYDAPTAAVLEEAGVEMLLVGDSVGNLRLGYDSTIPVTVDQIASHTAAVARASDEAMVVADMPFLSFGADPDEAVEHAGRMLKEANADAVKIESGPHTVELTRRLTQLGVPVQAHLGLTPQHENETGLFRQGTEESAAKQILDLAHKHERAGAFSLVLEHVPANVARQVTEAISIPTIGIGAGPDCDGQVLTVDEVIGLSESAAPFSEVFGDVRGEMRSAVESYVAAVESGEFPADDHSHYEDDIDDLH, encoded by the coding sequence ATGCGCGCGAAGGACATCCGGGAACGGAAGGGCGACGACGAACCGCTGACGATGCTAACGGCCTACGACGCGCCAACAGCCGCAGTCCTCGAAGAGGCAGGGGTCGAGATGTTGCTGGTCGGCGATTCGGTCGGGAACCTCCGGCTCGGCTACGATTCGACGATTCCCGTCACCGTCGACCAGATCGCGAGTCACACGGCCGCGGTCGCACGGGCGAGCGACGAGGCGATGGTCGTCGCCGACATGCCGTTTCTCTCGTTCGGCGCCGATCCGGACGAGGCGGTCGAACACGCCGGACGGATGCTCAAGGAGGCCAACGCCGACGCTGTCAAGATCGAGTCCGGTCCCCACACGGTCGAACTCACCAGGCGACTCACGCAACTCGGCGTCCCCGTGCAAGCACACCTCGGGCTGACACCGCAACACGAAAACGAGACCGGCCTCTTCCGACAGGGCACCGAGGAGTCCGCCGCCAAGCAGATTCTCGATCTGGCCCACAAACACGAACGTGCGGGGGCGTTCTCGCTGGTGCTCGAACACGTGCCCGCGAACGTCGCCCGGCAGGTGACCGAAGCGATTTCCATCCCCACGATCGGCATCGGGGCCGGTCCGGACTGTGACGGCCAGGTGCTGACCGTCGACGAAGTGATCGGCCTCTCCGAATCTGCCGCGCCCTTCTCGGAGGTGTTCGGGGACGTCCGCGGCGAGATGCGCTCGGCCGTCGAATCCTACGTCGCCGCCGTCGAATCCGGCGAGTTCCCGGCCGACGACCACAGCCACTACGAGGACGACATCGACGACCTGCACTGA
- a CDS encoding HPr family phosphocarrier protein — translation MERKITIVPEAGLHARPASKLVETANEFESELQIAADGEDPVDARSMLAVSSMAAEQGEEVRLIADGDDAEAALDALERVLTTPEDEYDE, via the coding sequence ATGGAACGAAAAATAACAATTGTCCCGGAAGCAGGGTTGCACGCACGGCCGGCGTCGAAACTGGTCGAGACGGCCAACGAGTTCGAGTCCGAACTGCAGATCGCCGCCGACGGCGAGGACCCGGTCGACGCGCGTAGCATGCTCGCAGTGTCGAGTATGGCCGCCGAGCAGGGCGAGGAAGTCCGACTGATCGCCGACGGCGATGACGCCGAGGCCGCGCTGGACGCGCTGGAGCGGGTCCTCACAACGCCGGAGGACGAGTACGATGAGTGA